A single Muntiacus reevesi chromosome 9, mMunRee1.1, whole genome shotgun sequence DNA region contains:
- the LOC136174734 gene encoding olfactory receptor 5B12-like, which produces MTLKKNSTFVTEFILAGITDDPQLQLPLFLVFTLIYLLTLTGNLGVVTLILLDSRLHTPMYFFLSNLSLVDFGYSTAVTPKVMAGFLMEDKVISYNACAAQFFFFGGFLIMETFLLASMAYDRHAAMCKPLHYTTIMTPRVCARMVVGCYVLSFLEASVHTWNAFSLSFCGSNVIDHFFCDSTPLLALSCSDNKRSEMVFFSLAGFNIIVSILVILVSYLFILVTILRVRSSEGRQKAFSTCASHLTSVSIFYGAGAFMYLQPGSRHSMGADKMASVLYAVVVPALNPPVYSLRNREVKGALKKAVGKATSSIKFIF; this is translated from the coding sequence ATGACCCTAAAGAAGAACAGTACATTCGTGACTGAGTTCATTCTTGCCGGGATAACTGATGACCCACAACTGCAGCTCCCACTCTTTCTGGTGTTCACGCTCATCTACCTCCTCACTCTCACTGGGAACCTGGGGGTGGTCACGCTGATCCTGCTGGACTCTcgtctccacacccccatgtacttcttcctcagcaaCCTCTCTCTGGTGGACTTCGGTTACTCCACAGCCGTCACTCCCAAAGTGATGGCAGGATTCCTCATGGAAGACAAGGTCATTTCCTACAATGCCTGCGCcgcccagtttttcttttttggtggcttTCTCATTATGGAAACTTTTCTCTTGGCCTCAATGGCCTATGACCGTCATGCAGCGATGTGTAAGCCCCTCCATTACACCACCATCATGACGCCAAGGGTGTGCGCCCGGATGGTGGTAGGGTGCTATGTCCTTAGTTTTCTGGAGGCCTCTGTGCACACTTGGAACGCGTTCAGTCTCTCTTTCTGCGGATCCAATGTGATTGaccactttttctgtgattctACTCCTCTCCTGGCTCTCTCCTGCTCAGACAACAAGAGAAGTGAGATGGTGTTTTTCAGTTTGGCAGGCTTTAATATCATCGTTTCTATCCTGGTCATCCTGGTCTCCTACCTGTTTATCCTTGTCACCATTCTGAGGGTGCGCTCATCTGAAGGGCGCCAGAAGGCCTTTTCCACCTGTGCTTCCCACCTCACGTCCGTCTCCATCTTCTACGGCGCAGGCGCCTTCATGTACCTGCAGCCCGGCTCCCGCCACTCCATGGGCGCAGACAAGATGGCGTCCGTGCTCTACGCCGTGGTCGTCCCCGCGCTGAACCCGCCggtctacagcctgaggaacaggGAGGTCAAGGGTGCCTTAAAAAAGGCTGTGGGAAAAGCAACATCTtctataaaattcatattttaa